TAACTATGATCAAAAGCTTCTTGGTTTCGCACAACATTCTGAGATAGAAACAAGTAAACACATAAACATGGTTGCATTGTAGTTTGATCATGATTTTCTATATGGGACTATGATGATACCTTGTGTCCAGCAAAACATTTTTCTAGTTGTCGTGCACTGCCACCATTATGAACCATAGTTTCTTTGTTCTAGGATAAAATGATATACATCAAGTTTTAGTTATTGTATATCAAATTTGCAAAAAGTGCAACCACGGCAATTTAAAACTCAGCAAAGACAGGTTATAAAGAATATTTAAGACTTTAAGTAGACAAACCTTATCTGAAACAGAATTCTTGTTTGATACTTGTAAATCTGAATCGTTTGACATACTTGGCTTGTTGTGTAAATTAGATGGTTTTTTAACAAGTTGGGCTCCATCAGCCGGAGGAGCAAGCACTCTCTACAGATAGCATAACATAAATAATTCTGAAATAATTTCTAGAGTGAAATATGAGGAGTTTTATTGTGTACTTTGACAAGGTACAAACTTTTCTGTCTGAGTTGTGTCCATTGACCGAAGGTTCGATCCCAATTGTAGCCATTGGATCTGAAATTTCCTATGATTGGAATACATAAAGGTTAGTCCACAAAATAAAGGATGATTACAGTTGTTAGAAATTTACCTGATATGGTCGTCTTTccattcttctcatcttctcctcgagTTCCATAATTTTAGCATCTTGATTTTTATTTACTTCTTGTAATTTTTCCATTTCAACTCTAAAAGCTAGCATATCTTCATTTTGTGTATCTCCCACCGAAGTAAAATGCGTATTCTGGAATAGACATGAAGTAGAAACATCAAAAAGTTCTTTGGGGTTTGGAACTAGTCCCAAACCATGTACATGGCCAGGCTTGTCATCCCCTAATACTTTGTTCAACGCATCTCCTTTCCATGCAGTCTTTCCATCGCTATTATTTGCTAATTCAGGGTTCTTATCCATAATATCCTTTAACTCCTCCTAAATAAAAAAACAATGTAAATAATAAGAATATACAAAATATCAAATTCAAATACGAGTGGTGAGACTTGTAAATGTACCACATGAGCATTAATGATTTTGTTCTTGCAAGTTTTCGGCTTGTGCGTATGGATGAACAGGTGAGCCCTATGAGGGTACTTCTTTTCAGGATCTGCATCTTTCTGTTGATACATAATGTAAACATGAATTACATTAGAAAACATCAATGGAAAAGGGGTGCTTGAAGTTAGTATATTTTACCATTTCTTCCCTCTGCCGAGGGAAACTTTTTGTCCCACTAGTATGTGTAGACTTCCTCATTGAACAATTGTTTCTATTTATAGCACTAAGCCCCTACCAAAGAATGAATCGAAGTAATTATGTGCATATCTTTTATAGTATCTACACAAGAATGTATAAAGTCCATCAAGGAAAGTTGAAAATGGAATTCTTTTAAGTACCTTCGCTTTCTCGGTTGTCCAATGATTAACTAGAGATCTCCACTAGTCCGGAGTCACCGATTTTGGTTTATTGTTGTAATTGGCTTCGGTGCTATTTTTCTCATCAAAATACATTGCTTTCAGATCGGACTTATGTTGCCTCCATCTGTCTCCAATTGTCTTCAATATATATTTTTCCATGCGAGGAAGGTAAAGGAACCGCATATACACAAAAGTTACAACATAAATAGAGTGAATGCAATATAAGGCAACATAGAAGAAGCTAGTAAAAGATATTTAATGGACTAAATTTTACCTTCACTTGATCTAGTATAGCCTTTaaatttgttttagttttgagcaATCTCCAATCCTTGTAGCTCAAACAGCACAATGATCCATTCCTTGCAACTGAGCCAAGAAAGTCCCCAAGGTGTTTAGCCTCTTTTCCAATTGGCTGGTCTATGTCATTGCAGCGAACCATTATCCTTTTTCCTTttggaaggttccaaatatatTTGAGCTTCCTCTTCTTACGCTCTTTTGTTTCTGCATTTTCAGCTAAATATATAGAACCATTTGTTATATGTTACGATGATGAATTATCATATATTACAGGTGGTAAGTAATGAGAAACAAACTTACCGTCTTCATTTTCATCCGCATCAGCATCATCACAATCGGTGAAGCCTTCTTCACCATTAGTAGTTCTTTCATGGACATCGGATGATTCGAGATCTTTTTCACCAAAATTATGATGTTCAATTGGTTCTTCCATCATATACTCTTCATTGGATTCAACAACGTTAATTCTTGTCCTTGACATATCTTCTGCAACATTAAAATGACCAAAACTTTAaataatttatgcaaaagataatATTTTGTGGTCCTACTTGGGGCTTATGACAGTCATCCCAACAGATGTGATACTTATACACATGATGCTAGCCTCACGCACACAACCCAGCCGCCATTCACGGCCACTAACCCAACTAATCCGGAAGGGGGCTTGCCTGCGCGGGTCGCCCACCTCCGCGGCGCCAACCGCCGCCTCCTCGACGAGCTCAACCGCGCAATGAGGAGCTGCGGCGACGTGCACCGCGACAACGACCGGCTCGGCGCCGAGAAGGCCGAGCTGGAGGCCAGGCTCCAGCAGCTCATGCAACAAGCACAACACAACAGCAACCCTTAACTAGCTACGTACGTATATACTACGAATATGTTCACCCGGGAAAGAaagaagaattatcataaaagacacAGACAATTGGAAGCAGTATCCTGCGTAACACCAAATACAACTGTGTTCCATAATGCAGAAGAGAATACAAGTAGTTACATGTCCCTCGGTCACATTTTCTTCCACATGATACTCGTCGACAAAGACAACACACACCAGATGTTTTACATGCACTAACACATCGAAACTGGACACCAGATTAATCAACGACAGCAGATTAAGCGAGATGGCTGAAATCAACATGGCACAAAACAGTTCTTATCATTCAGGCACGTCATTCTTAGGAGGGTTGCTGCAGGTGCTACTCCTGTG
This genomic stretch from Hordeum vulgare subsp. vulgare chromosome 6H, MorexV3_pseudomolecules_assembly, whole genome shotgun sequence harbors:
- the LOC123404790 gene encoding uncharacterized protein LOC123404790, which gives rise to MRKSTHTSGTKSFPRQREEMKDADPEKKYPHRAHLFIHTHKPKTCKNKIINAHVEELKDIMDKNPELANNSDGKTAWKGDALNKVLGDDKPGHVHGLGLVPNPKELFDVSTSCLFQNTHFTSVGDTQNEDMLAFRVEMEKLQEVNKNQDAKIMELEEKMRRMERRPYQEISDPMATIGIEPSVNGHNSDRKRVLAPPADGAQLVKKPSNLHNKPSMSNDSDLQVSNKNSVSDKNKETMVHNGGSARQLEKCFAGHKNVVRNQEAFDHSYTAQQGETNSAAHKNVVQIKETLVQNVRTQQGEKTFAANKVTKKQQKVLLQVVRVLRVVH